A window of the Loxodonta africana isolate mLoxAfr1 chromosome 3, mLoxAfr1.hap2, whole genome shotgun sequence genome harbors these coding sequences:
- the LOC100658406 gene encoding olfactory receptor 10H2-like — MPGQNNSTVSEFILIGFSNFPHQLIPVFFFLFLLMYLFTLLGNLLVMATIWSQHSLHTPIYLFLCALSISEILYTFAIIPHMLADLLSIRHAIALMACASQMFFSFTFGFTHSFLLTVMGYDRYVAICHPLRYNVLMSPRGCAFLVAWSWAGGSVMGMVVTTAIFNLTFCGPNEVHHFFCHVPPLVKLACGDNVSVVAKGVGLVCIAALLGCCLLILLSYAFIVAAILKIPSAKGRHKAFSTCASHLIVVIVHYGFASVIYLKPKGPHSLEGDTLMGTTYTVLTPFLSPIIFSLRNKELKNSLKKTFLSKLLPPGS; from the coding sequence ATGCCTGGTCAGAACAACAGCACTGTGTCTGAATTCATCCTCATTGGCTTCTCCAACTTCCCCCATCAGCTCATACCAGTTTTCTTCTTCTTGTTTCTGCTGATGTACCTGTTCACTCTACTGGGGAACCTGCTCGTCATGGCCACTATCTGGAGCCAGCACAGCCTCCACACACCCATATACCTCTTCCTGTGTGCCCTCTCCATCTCTGAGATCCTCTACACCTTTGCCATCATCCCACACATGCTGGCTGACCTGCTGTCCATCCGCCATGCCATTGCCCTCATGGCCTGTGCCAGCCAGATGTTCTTCTCCTTCACGTTTGGTTTCACCCACTCCTTCCTGCTTACTGTCATGggctatgaccgctatgtggccatttgccaTCCCCTGCGCTACAATGTCCTCATGAGCCCCCGGGGCTGTGCCTTCCTGGTGGCCTGGTCCTGGGCTGGGGGCTCTGTCATGGGGATGGTGGTGACAACGGCCATTTTCAACCTCACCTTCTGTGGACCCAATGAGGTCCACCATTTCTTCTGCCATGTGCCACCCCTTGTGAAGTTGGCCTGTGGGGACAATGTTTCCGTTGTGGCCAAGGGCGTGGGCCTGGTATGCATTGCAGCTCTGCTGGGCTGCTGTCTCCTCATCCTCCTCTCCTATGCCTTCATCGTGGCTGCCATCTTGAAAATTCCCTCTGCTAAAGGTAGAcacaaagccttctccacctgtgcttCTCACCTTATTGTGGTCATTGTGCACTATGGCTTTGCCTCTGTCATTTACCTCAAGCCCAAGGGTCCCCACTCTCTGGAAGGTGACACCCTCATGGGCACCACCTACACGGTCCTTACACCCTTCCTCAGCCCCATCATCTTCAGCCTCAGGAACAAGGAGCTGAAGAACTCCCTGAAGAAGACTTTTCTCAGCAAACTCTTGCCCCCAGGCTCCTGA